acatgagagagaggagaaaagaggcaggaaggaggagtgggtcggcaggagggaaaaaggtggaagtactctgcggtcctctctccgtgctgagtgcgcctccggatgatgtcactcgcccagacacgacggcgtgttttccgacgtatctcggacttccagagcaggtacagggacgctatgcttgtcatggttgatgacagaatgaaatggagggaattatttggcgctaaatagtctcttgggcgaaaattcgcgagttatttactcgcgcgagtaacgcgacgcgaaaattcgctacgcgtccggtctgaacacacggttaGCAACACTGTTAGCAACACTGTTAGCAACCAGGTTTTCTAAaagcaacaacagaaacatgtgATCGTACCAGAGTGGTGGGCTCCCAGGAGGAGGCTGCTGACCTGTGGACCGGACCCAGCAGCTCCTTACACAGTTCTCTGAGACGGTACTCTGATCCTGGAggggacagacacacacacacacacacacacacacacacacacacacacagttaatatccacagtgaaaatacacacaaacacacagtgagtgtgtgagtgtgtctcgGGTCAGGCCGTGTACCTTCGTTGGCGAGGAATCTGGCGTAGATGAGCAGCCAGTAGCGATACTCCTGCGCCGACTGCAGCGTCAGCGCTGACGCCAGCTGGTTCTCCAGGAAGGCGAGCGTCATGCTCTGCTGCAGGTGGTGCGGCGTGGAGGAGAGCCGGGACGCCAGGCGACCAGCGCTGCAGGGACACAGACACCATTCATGACTTCATCACAGGGACTCTGGACTCACAGCAGatttaataatgtgtgtgtgtgtgtgtgtgtgtgtgtgtgtgtgtgtcgtactTGAGGTTGCGTCCCTGCATGACGGCCAGCGGCCCCGAGGAGGCAGGTGCATCGTGGGAAGGTAGGCAGCTCCTGAAGTCTGCACACTGGACCAGAGAGTCCCCCTTATCTGCTATCAGAGTCCTGAGAGGG
The DNA window shown above is from Centropristis striata isolate RG_2023a ecotype Rhode Island unplaced genomic scaffold, C.striata_1.0 Scaffold_69, whole genome shotgun sequence and carries:
- the LOC131968039 gene encoding protein HIRA-like, giving the protein MQGRNLNAGRLASRLSSTPHHLQQSMTLAFLENQLASALTLQSAQEYRYWLLIYARFLANEGSEYRLRELCKELLGPVHRSAASSWEPTTLGLRKRELLREVLPVMVENLRFQRLFTEYQDQLELLRNK